Genomic segment of Denticeps clupeoides chromosome 13, fDenClu1.1, whole genome shotgun sequence:
CTGCGGGCAGTGTCGCTTCTGTCCCTGGAGTATGAAATGGGAAGTGGCATATTGAAAATCACTTCATCCTCTACCATGGGCATAGTCAGGAAAACGGCTGAGCGGAACGAATagatcatttttaatttgaaagTTTTACTCCGATACCAGTGATGACACTGGAAATGCTTATTCAGATGGATGAGCTTTTGCAGAGACCCTTTTGTGAAAGGTGAATTGAAGCACAGTAAAGTAATCGGATTCCACCCTCATATGCACAGATTATTAGCCTTTCTTCAGATCTGCCTCTTAGAGAAGTAGCAGGGAATTTGTGGAATGGGCAAGCAGATGCTAATGGTCCAGGAGGTTCATTTTTGGTGATGCCTCGGGGGACCATGAAAGAGCAGTCCGTAGCCCTAACCAAATATGGTGGTGGATTATCGGCCTGGAACCCAACAATGGCTCCATGAAGACAGAATAAATACAGAGCCTTACTGTGACATTTTGCTGGCGGCTACTTGGCATTTCCTCCACAACAGGCCTATGGAGCAATTAAATGAGATTTCACAAATGTGGTGAAAACAGTAGTATTATATTAGCAAAATCATATGCAAATTTAAGACAAATTTATGACACAAATACATTGTATTGTACGAAACCATattatttttacagattttctGAAATCCAGCAATTTTTTAGCAGGTGGTGACCAATTGGACAAAGGCAAAAGAACAAACTTTCTttttaatgcctttttttttttttttaaatgctttcttTTCTATAGTCATATTTAGTCTTAAATGGTAAATAGGACCTCTGAATGTTCTGTAGGCCTCTATCCATCtcataatattaattaataataatgctgGATGTGATTTTGACTATGTTTAGTCACCTTATATGACACTTATTGATGTGAGCCGGTATCAGGAGGCAATGGTCACTTTTCAGCTTGCCTTGCAGTGATATGCGTCCACAACACTACAGTAACATGAACATTACACACATTGACCATCAACCtgacatttaatataaataaaggaaataaaggTCCTGCTTATAACATTGTCCCAATTTGGTGGGACATTCTAAAGACAGCTTTGAAACAACAATCGAGAACATTAACTGGATGAGAAAATGGGAACATTTCCagtgttattataattattattatttacgtTTTATTCTGAACATTGCACAAGAACCAATAAGGAGTCATTTCTGAGTACACTGTGGTAAGAAGCAATCGCATATGTCATAAATGTCCAGCGGTGTCCAGAAGACGTCCCCTGTTTGCTGGTTGACTGTAAAAAGAGCATGACCTAGCATGAGTTTTCCTTTCTCTTTCCTGCTAAATTGCCAGGATTAAAGTGTCTACTTGTGCAGAATGGACAGTGTATAGCATGACTGGGGGTAAATTCAGAGTCTGATATTTTAGCAGGATAAGGCCAGCGCACAGGTGAGGGTGTCTTCATGCGTGTCGCCACCCTGTCTCAGTGGGTTGGTGATGGACTGGCACTGACCATCCTTGTCTTACCTTATCTGTCTGTCACCTCTGATAAAATGTGTTCTGACAGGTCGAATCTGAGGATATCTCTGAATTGATTAAGGTGTTTCACTGCCACGGAGGGGAAAATGGTGAATCAATTACGTGCGATTCGCAATGTCATGGACAGTAGGACACCGGGAAAAATTTATCTCGTGTTGCAAATGAAGGAGAAAGTTATCTCATCAGGAGGGTTTTCAAGAAAAGGTCAGCTGAAGAATTTCAATCGATATGCCAGGAAAAAAGTTCCAGCGTCATTTTGTTGGGCTGAAAAGAAAGCGAATTTTCCATGTGCactgaaaaagaaacaatataaaaaatgaatgcattcaaTTAGCAGTCGGTAAAGTgctcttaaaaatatatatatgtctgaatCCACATCTCCTCCCCCCACATTGGTGATTCAGAGCTTGTTCAGACACCGCAGTGAATAATTTTAGATCAGCTCTGCCGCACTTTACAGTGTAAACCCTTATAACCAGACAAAGGAGtgagtcagacagagagagaggaagggcaGGAAGTCCATTCCTTCTGATATGGTAGAGGGCAAGAAGGTTTATCCATTCATCTTCACTGCAGAAAaggccttttttatgttttcttttaatttgtgaTTTATGTATTATTCCTTGAAGaatatgcatttaataaaatgtactaATTTGAAGATAATTAAATGATAGCATTTCTTCATTCTTCAAACATATAACATATCTCAAAGTGCATGTTCTCTTTGTTGTTGCCCAGGTAACAGAAACTAGGACTGGCCCTCTCGGATGCAGTAACTATGACAACCTTGATTCTGTTAGTTCCGTGTTGGTGCAAAGTCCTGAAAACAAAGTTCACTTGCAAGGTGAGTTTGCATCTGACCCCTTATATGTGTCTCTGAAATGTTGTCTCTTCAAACTGTGGACACAGTAGTCATATTGAGGAACTGGACTGAAACACTGGTTCCAAAAGAATAGCGAGGTTTTGTGTATTTACTTGATCAGTCGATCAATATTGTAAATGTTGGGCACAGCACGGAGGGGTGCTTCCTGCTGTTTGTGTTGTGGAACCGCCCCGGTAACGTTGTTCTCTGGGGGCTTCTTCTTAGTTAATCCACTGTCAACGAGATGTGGAACAAAAATGGATGGTGAGGAAGAAAAAATGTGCCTTGTCAGACACGCACTGTCCATATCTATGCCACGCAGATGGCAGTAAACCTGGCACATGGCATCGATAGTGCCCACTAGTGTCTGCCTGAGCCAGCTTCACTCAGAAGCTTGCGGAGAAGCttttcacgtgtgtgtgtgtttttttttatgagagaTTTTACCATCTTTCCGCTGACAGTTATAGGTCTGTAGGCTCTTTAGGAGTTGGGCCAAGTaaaattgcattttgtaattGGTGCTATGTCAGTATTCAATGTTCAATAAATACTTTCATAGTTTTGCAATTAATTTcttttatgaatatgaatattcattTATGCAATTGCAATGCTTTGGGAATAGAGTACACACAGTCCAAGTCATAGCAGCAAGGGTACAAAATTATGTCAGTTTTCAGTGTTTCCTTGTTTTAGGTTTCCACCAGTTTCTCACCAAATAAACACTACACAATACCTTTGTGTGGTTTCAATGGGCCATTTTTTAATTACTTCAACCAAGACTGTAAACAGTGTTATGTTGTTGACTAGTGTGATTTTAACATACATGACATTCTTGGCAGATGATTGATGGAACACTAGTGAATACACAGAGGAGACTTTTCTATGGGCCTTTGATTGATCCTGTTCCAATACGATATAGGGATCGATCCAAATAATGCCAATAATCATGTTACATGTTGGGTATCTGGCAGACAGGGCCGATCCACTTACTGATTCATTTTTCAGTTCAGAATAGCCATTGTCAGACCGAACATAGCAACCACCACCCTGATATGGGTCTGATATGGGCATGTAGCATGAGGGCAGCTGCAGGGCCGGAGGATAAACTGACTAGTATCAAGTTGGGCTTTTTGCATAATATTGGTGATTTTCGAAAGCCATACTATGttgatataataaataaataaacataatgcATCAGactggttgatctgctgtggtgaccTCTGAGCCGtcaaaggaaaaagaagaagaatttgTGAATTCTGTCTCGCCTGTATGTCTCGCCGTTCTGTTCCACATGTGTCCTTACTGTCCTTGATGCATTTCTACACATACTGGTATTGAGCTCATGCATCTATTTTTCTTGATTAATTTGTTGTAGCATGAGCATTGTTGTAACGTACAATATCATTGAACGATTATTATCATAATATCATTACTGTGGGAAATGTACAGTGATGATACATTTCAGTAGAGATAATACTCTCTGTATCTTGCTAAAATAATCTGTTCCTTTGTAACAACATCCAGTGATTTATGGAAACTCCGATCTAAAGTGACGGATGAGTGAGCTGATTGCAAGAACGTGCTCTGTAGACTGTTAAAGACTTTTAACTTTTTTGGCCAAAGCTTATAGCCATAACTTTTGTTGGTAAAAAGCCATTAAGGGAACGTCAAACTGAACATTGCACAGCTAAACCGCATTTCACTCAactaaaatgtttaataatgaaaatatgcaCTCTGTTCTGTTCAGCAACACTGCTTTCTCTCCATGGGCCTGTGAGCACACACTGTACTTCATGCCTTAAGTTTCACCAGAATTCTGATCTTCGTATGGCTCCAGGGTTGAGGGAAATGGGAAACGctcatctttttttaatctaattttTTAACAGTGTAACAGGGTATAACTGTATTCTTCCATATCTTCAGCAGCAAGCAAATATACATGATCTCTTAAGGATGCTTGCTGTTTCCACAGTCATTTGGAGTCAGGGACAGAAACTAAAAGTGGGAATTTCATATATTCTCAGTTTACATCAGAACATTAATCCACCTCTTACCCTGCAACTGCTCAGTGCTGTTCAGAGGTTCAATAGCAATTATTGGGctgcacaaaatgcacaaaacctACAAAATTCAATAGTCTAAGAGTTAAAGAGTTGTAATAGATATATGGACCTCCACATTGTGGTTGTAGTTTAGCCCACACCTcttcaacataaaaatgcaGGTACATGTGGGCATGATATTTTACATGATACATTTTTAGTCCTGTATCAATACGGACATTTTGGCTCATGATACAATGAAAAACAGCAATATATTACAATACTTTAATGCCTTCAACATGTTGTTCATACATAGTGACAATATAATACCTAATATTATACTTTTGAATCATTTAACTGTTAATTAATGAAAAGACATCTATGAATCTATGTGGATGTTTCATGTAGACCACTAGAATCCCACTGACATTCCATCTATGAATAGTGAAAGATTTACCAGTGGGACACTTTTGTTCTAAGCATGCGAACCGGTTTCaagaatattacaaaaaaattcagaaCCAGTATATTTTGCAGCCCTTTTAACTCCATAAAACTAATCTTTTGTATGTTATATTAATGCAATAAATACAGCAACCCACTGATGGGTTAACCCAGGCAAtgttaatgataataaaatgaaaatttttTGAACCACAGGACTCCAGGTCATTCTACCAGAGTACCTAAGAGACACCTTTGTTCAGGCTGCCCTGAGCTACATTGCCTGCAATGGTGAGGGGGGCTTTGTCTGCAGGAACAACGACTGCTGGTGCAAATGTGACTCCAAATTTCCTGAATGCAACTGCCCCTACATGGATATTCAGGCCATGGAGGAGAGCCTGCTTCGAATCTCTGAGTCCTGGGCCATTCTGTACAAGGAGTTTGAAGACTCAGGTAATGGAAAGAGATGAAGGGCAGAGAGACATGAAGGAATGAAAATTAGGTATTTGATCATATGTCATGCAATTAACAGCGCGGAACCACTCCGCTGGATTCATTTGATGTAATGATTTATGTGACAAATTGTGTAAATCATTGCCCTCAGTGAATCCCAATACTTGGCACACAGTCTGCTCGCAGCAAATCAAGTCTTGGCAGgataggattaaaaaaaaaaaaaaaaaaatcaactgaGGTGGTTTACAGTACGTCTAGTCAAGATTAATCACCCATAAAAAGCCTTTATTGCCACTCTATCAGTGTGCTTAAGGCATGTGAATGAGAGCACTTTACATAATGCTTAGGAATTATTGGTGGCTGTGCAATGACAAATATTGCTGATATAAAATGATAATATATGGTAGCtggcaaacttttttttttttttttaacccttgtGCATTTAAGCTTACATGCGTTCAGTCAGCAAAATGAAATGTTGAGAGAGCGttgaaaaaaagcatgttttggTGAAattgacttttgtttttctgcaaactgTTTTCTTCTCACGTATACCATGTGAAAATCTAACcggactctttttttttcttgcacagATGAATTCAAAGCATTTTTGACGAGGCTGCCTCAAAACTTCTTCTTAAACGCTTCGACCATCCAGCACCTGTGGTCTCTGGATGGCGTGTTTCAGCGTCGCTACGAGCATCTGGAGGCCAGCATGCGAGGACTATTCAGAAGGGCTCAGAGAGTCGTGCACAAGCTCTTCAGCCTGAGCAAGAGGTGCCAGAAGCAGCCCCAGATCCACCTGCCCCACGAGAGGTAACCATGGAACCGCTGCGACCATCCAGCTTCACATACTGGTGCCGCGTTCCTAGACCTTCATGTAAAAATTATGCAGTGAGGGTGATTGCTTTCATTACGTATGCCTGACTCGCTCACGTGATTATCGGCACCACCACAAAAGCCAAACCCTTTTCTTCAGATGTTTCCCTGCGTTCGGTGGAGAAAGGCTGTTTGCGTCGGAATGCCTCGCAGTAATGTGCTTCACTTGAAAGGCTTCTCTCCAATGCATTTGCAGAACTTCATACAAACGAGTGGTGTGTGATTGATTTCTACTCCCAAGGCGAGTTTCCGCATCTGACAATTTTGCTGAAAAATCTGCAGGGAGACAACGGTTCAATTGTTACAGGCAAACCACAGTCTgtcaatattttaaataaatataatgaattAAAAGGAGACCTAGGAAATGTAACAATTTGGTTATGTTCACATTATCTTAGAAATaataatcacaaacacacacctgtataTAATAAATCAGAATGAAATTTATTGCCACGTATATATGAATTCCATACAAGGAATTTGTTGGTGCAATGAAGTACACAAAGATTGTCAGATTCTATAGGacatatgtattatataattatCTATATTAGAAATAAGGAAATACAGATAAATATAGAAAGAGATATGCATATAATAAAGCAATacgaaaaacaaaaatactaaGGAGTGTAAACATGCAGTGTTCAAAGATGTGGATTACACTAcccacaataagttagggatattgtgagagacttagtggatgtcatacatatggtgtttgtttcaattcagacatttttgggatagggaggcaactgtattggggtgatacacacctcattttgcattttatatgtaatggtctcattgtgtacaggtgtgccttatattggggtcaataccaagagacaacctttctccaTGTGGCATCGATTTTaacattctgtgggtaaaaaagctgaaattgtcagtaagtcattccaagttcatcattcaaacagccatgaacacacaatgtCCCTTAATGGACGAGCAGCGTCACATGGCCATGGCGTGCCTTCGTGTCGGtagcaggcagtcagatgttgctcgtgaacttggtgtgtctcaaagtgtcatcctcagacttgcatcaagacacagaactactggcagagttcatgacagacccaggagtcgagccccacaagtgacagaccgcaataatgaccagaacctaaggacctatgcactcagacatcgtaatgcaactgccacacagctgcaggcccgtttacgagatgtgaggggtactagggtttccagaaaaaaacgactccaccgctttggaTTGAATGCCAGACgcccgttgcaggtgactccactgacaccaagactcCGCCGTgaatgtttgcagtgggcacaagaccatgtgacctggacaatggaGCAGAGGtctaccgtcctgttcactgattaatgtcgcgttgctggagaaggtgaggtgagcgatacgctgaggtcaacttggcccccagggtttgctttggtggaggaggtgcaacagtctgggcaggcatcaccagtcggCACAAAACAGATCTGGTTATTGTACAatgctcagtcactgcacgttcttacttcagagacatcatagaacccatcatcatcccccaattccaccagcacacccccaacttgatgctccaccacatcgtagcagaattgtcacagctcgacttcaggaagttgggtCATATGGtttggccatcaatgtcccctgacctgaaccccatagagcacgtctgggaccagttgaagcagagactgaatgatcgaaCCCCAACCccatgtgacctggcagaactgcgtgtagcacttgtggaagagtggaaaaCATTGCCACacaacaacatcatgaggctactGAGGAGCATGAGATGTCACTGTCATGCTTTCATTGTgacaaatggtggaaacactcgctactgacattgtcaatttttgttatttaaggctatccctgttattgtcaaaATTTTTGGAGTAATACATATtaaaccaatgaaaatggtgGTTCTTCttatacattattagtaatatcaaagggaacttttacttattttattacaattcaGAGCAAATCGGAAAATCACTCATGCAAATAACAATATCCCCAACTTCTTGTGATTAATGTATGAAGAAACTGCAATATCAAGAGCCATAAGTATAAGAGGTATGGAGTCTTATACAAATGGTGTAGTGGAAGATCTAAGAGTCAGTGAATGCCCCAGGcctttagttgtgtgcaccatgtgctgtgcttcacaatgacaatcacttcacttttttctttcatcaCTTGGTCACCATCAGTGTTCAGTAGGTGGTACATATTAAATAATCCAGCAGAATATTGCCATATTGCATCCAGGTGCCATATCTTTCCCAGGTAATGGACCTACACGGGTGCATATTTTAGTATTATTCGTCTAGTTGGTAACACTATGAgtcagaaaaccacaaagtcacaggttcaaaggccacttcctaccattgtgtcactgagcaagactcttaaccctaagtgtctggGTGGACtctaaataaatgctgtaaatgtaaatggactcAAATTATCCAGACATTGTGATCCACAATGTGATTCATCACACCAGGAAACATTCTTCTGTTGTTTCATGATTGTGATCTAATGCTAATGTGCAACTTGTAGGGACTTTTGGTGGTAGATACAGATCAGTATCGGTATTCCACTTGTTCCATTCCATTATTAATGGATATACCCAAAATTGGGGTGGacaactgggtggtagtagcctcgtgggtaacacactcgctctatgaaccagaagacccaggtttaaatcccacttactaccattgtgtccctgagcaaatcacttaaccctaagttgcttcagggtactgtccctgtaactactgattgaaagtcgctctggataagggcgtctgataaatgctgtaaatgtaaaattaaacagagaataCCTCTACAACTGCATTGTCTATTagtatcatttttttattctaaatcataatgctCCTGAAACTGTATATATGCCAACtgggtcagagaaaatgaagatggaaaaaaagggcTATTTTACAGTGATTTGGCCATTTGAGAGATGCTGTAGAAGCAATAGTCCTCAAGTAACCCATAGTACTAAACCCTAATAATAAACTTGCATCAAACATATTGCTGTAAAAGAGAACAGGGAGCATTAGTAGAGAAATGTCTAGCTTTTTAATTTGAGCACGTTGGTGATGTTTTGCACTGCAGGGACGCCATATGGAATCAAACTTCTAAGtatgaatatatggaatgaaacctgaatatattttttcctttcaaaagaataacatgcaaaaaattggctgaacaagaacaatatttattgattagaaattgaagaatgaaaaatataacTGTTATATAAAACTATGCACAATTCCAACAGTTAATGAAGTATATCtacattattgtgtatcatgcCATTGCGTAAATCAGTTCTTTTTAGAACTGAGACACATTGGCACCGGTACTTTCTGCAGTGTAAGGGTGTTTTCACCCTATGGATGCAGCACTATTGTCTGCCTCAACTTGTTCTGCGCACAGGAGATGTtcttcatcagacaaagattcaacaggacaaactgctgtccTGCAGCAGaatatccagcacctcctcaaTTGAGTTTTGTGTGCCTTTAGTTGAGATTCTCCAGATTAAGACAATATGCAACATTTATGAATGTTTATATTGTGCGCACTGTCCTTCCTTTTGAACTggttaattacatttcatattgACTAATTGACTGAGTGAAATGCTTGCATGTAAATTGTATAAAATttgagtaaaatatatatatatatatatatatatatatttttttctgcatcctACAGGCCACTGGCTTACTGGTTAAACTACTTCCAGTCTTTACTCTACTGCTCAGAAAACAACCAGCTTGGCTCGTTCTCTCAGGAGCTGCACACGTGCATCTGCACGTACGAGCACAGCTCCTGCCAGGTGCCTACCCCATGTACAGTCGGAGAGGGACCAGCCTGCGCCTCCTGCGCCACTGACAACTACACCCGCTGCGGCGCCTGCAACACGGGCCACATGCTCAGCCAAGGCGCCTGTCGGCCCATGGTGGCCGACTCCACCGAGACCTACCTGGGCTTCGAGACAGACCTGCAGGACCTGGAGCTGCGCTACCTGCTGCAGAGAGCTGACAGGCGGCTGGAGGTGCACGCCATTTTCATCAGCAACGACATGCGCCTCAACAGCTGGTTCGACCCGTCCTGGAGGAAGAGGATGCTGCTCACTCTGAAAAGTAATAAGTACAAATCAAATCTGGTGCACATGCTTCTGGGCATCTCGTTGCAGATATGCCTGACCAAGAACAGCACTTTGGAGCCGACGCTTACGCTATACATCAACCCTTTTGGAGGTAGCCACTCAGAGAGCTGGTACATCCCTGTGAGCGAGAACAGCTTTCCTGACTGGCAGTCCACCAAACTGGACCTGCCTTTGGAGTGTTTTAACTGGACCCTGACCCTGGGGAATAAGTGGAAGACCTTTTTTGAGACCATTCACATATACCTGCGGAGCCGCATCAAGGCACCGGGCACAGGAGGCAATGACAGCCAGTACTACGAGCCATTGGAACTGCCGGACCCTTCGCAGAACCTGGGTTACATGAAGATCAACAGCATCCAGGTGTTCGGCTACAGTATGCACTTTGACCCCGAGGCCATTCGAGATCTCATTTTGCAGCTGGACTACCCGTACACACAGGGCTCCCAAGACTCggccctgctgcagctgctggagatcCGGGACCGAGTGAACCGGCTCTCTCCGCCGGGCCAGCAGCAGCTGGACCTCTTCTCCTGCCTGCTGCGGCACAGACTCAAGCTCACGGCCAGCGACGTGGTGCGCATCCACGCCTCCCTGCAGGCCTTTGGCACCCGCGTGCCCAACTCGCTGGACTATGAGACAACGAAACTGTGCAGTTAACAGCGACCAAGGACCAAAGGAGCTACAGAAAAGGTAGATGTATCTACTAACAAACAGCAACATTTTACTTTGGCTTGAAAGGAAGTTACTGTATACAGCGtacaaactttttttaaaaaaataaagatccaATTCTCCTATGTTGTGTCCTTAAACTCACCTTGCCGAAACAGCTTTTAATTCAGTGTGATCTGTTTGTTTGTAACTTTTCTATGTTAATTTGCTTCAAGTGACAGTGGACTTTCCATGAAGAGGTACAGTGGTGTCAGTACATTTTGTAGATAAATTGCTATTAAAATGGAACAAGTTTACTCTTCTGCTGTTTTCATGGCCAATTGTTAGACCAGTTTACAAGTgtataatccttttttttcttcttgtttttaacatttttatccTGTTCTCGCTACTGAAAAAAGACTGAACAAATCAGTTTAAAGGGTACCTCGGAACTCATTTGACATTGCATTTTACATTAGCCAACATgaatactaaataaaaaaagcagccaTTCCTGAAAATGTGGGAATAGGGACACTGGAAAACAATGCACTCTCATGCATCACCAATTCCTTATTACATTCCATTTAAATGTGTGGCACAATTACATATTAGCATATTTACTTCTCCGTTTGGCAATTAGTAGCAGGCCAACATCAGTGTCTCAGCATTTATCcagatgaaatgaaaatgggTACACTTTTGGATACAAATGCATTTGACAACACGAGACACATTTAGATGGCACACTTTCAACTCATCCAGCCCTCCAGGCAAAATGGGGGAGAAAATCCCCATGTAGAGACCTGTAATTACAGTGTTTAACAACCCTCTGTTCATTCTGCAATTACGGAGCACCATTCTGCAAACCATGCTGCCGACAGTTTGCCATAACTCATCATTATGGGCTCGTAAATTGTTCTCATTCACACAGCCTCCTTTCTCCTTTGAAATGGTCAGGGAAGGGAAGAGTGGGAAGAGATACGCTTGGATGAAAGCAGAACGCTCTGACCTTTTCCCTGCTGTCAATAAGGGAGTAAATTAAATCTTCCTGTGTACTTGTAGCACACTTTTGTATTTGCACACAGCTTTCCGACACTAACTTTGAAATTCAGAATTGTCCTCTCTGCCTTTCCTGAAAAGCTGACTATTCGATTCAAATGCACTTCAACAATAATTTAATATCCAGGAAAGGTCTCCTAAACAGTCTTTCAAGAATATAGTTGTTTCAGTTGTGGGATGAATTACAATTGGCAAAAAAATTTCAATATAAATGAAGCATAGTAATAGTAACCAAAAAGTACCAAATTACCAAACAGAGTAAAAATCAATAGTTTCAGTAACGCACTGACAAAACA
This window contains:
- the brinp3a.2 gene encoding BMP/retinoic acid-inducible neural-specific protein 3a.2 isoform X3, with product MDKCIVNSVRTESTVSQHKGKQERSGEEALTIFVDKRKLSKKAEVSDYSSNGTTVTLETLHQLAASYFIDRESTLRKLHHIQIASTAIKVTETRTGPLGCSNYDNLDSVSSVLVQSPENKVHLQGLQVILPEYLRDTFVQAALSYIACNGEGGFVCRNNDCWCKCDSKFPECNCPYMDIQAMEESLLRISESWAILYKEFEDSDEFKAFLTRLPQNFFLNASTIQHLWSLDGVFQRRYEHLEASMRGLFRRAQRVVHKLFSLSKRCQKQPQIHLPHERPLAYWLNYFQSLLYCSENNQLGSFSQELHTCICTYEHSSCQVPTPCTVGEGPACASCATDNYTRCGACNTGHMLSQGACRPMVADSTETYLGFETDLQDLELRYLLQRADRRLEVHAIFISNDMRLNSWFDPSWRKRMLLTLKSNKYKSNLVHMLLGISLQICLTKNSTLEPTLTLYINPFGGSHSESWYIPVSENSFPDWQSTKLDLPLECFNWTLTLGNKWKTFFETIHIYLRSRIKAPGTGGNDSQYYEPLELPDPSQNLGYMKINSIQVFGYSMHFDPEAIRDLILQLDYPYTQGSQDSALLQLLEIRDRVNRLSPPGQQQLDLFSCLLRHRLKLTASDVVRIHASLQAFGTRVPNSLDYETTKLCS
- the brinp3a.2 gene encoding BMP/retinoic acid-inducible neural-specific protein 3a.2 isoform X2 codes for the protein MSSFSPANFCDFSVLREFGRWKVNNLAVERRDFLDSPLPLTPEFARNIRLLGRRPTAQLITDNLIKKYGTHFLLSATLGGEEALTIFVDKRKLSKKAEVSDYSSNGTTVTLETLHQLAASYFIDRESTLRKLHHIQIASTAIKVTETRTGPLGCSNYDNLDSVSSVLVQSPENKVHLQGLQVILPEYLRDTFVQAALSYIACNGEGGFVCRNNDCWCKCDSKFPECNCPYMDIQAMEESLLRISESWAILYKEFEDSDEFKAFLTRLPQNFFLNASTIQHLWSLDGVFQRRYEHLEASMRGLFRRAQRVVHKLFSLSKRCQKQPQIHLPHERPLAYWLNYFQSLLYCSENNQLGSFSQELHTCICTYEHSSCQVPTPCTVGEGPACASCATDNYTRCGACNTGHMLSQGACRPMVADSTETYLGFETDLQDLELRYLLQRADRRLEVHAIFISNDMRLNSWFDPSWRKRMLLTLKSNKYKSNLVHMLLGISLQICLTKNSTLEPTLTLYINPFGGSHSESWYIPVSENSFPDWQSTKLDLPLECFNWTLTLGNKWKTFFETIHIYLRSRIKAPGTGGNDSQYYEPLELPDPSQNLGYMKINSIQVFGYSMHFDPEAIRDLILQLDYPYTQGSQDSALLQLLEIRDRVNRLSPPGQQQLDLFSCLLRHRLKLTASDVVRIHASLQAFGTRVPNSLDYETTKLCS
- the brinp3a.2 gene encoding BMP/retinoic acid-inducible neural-specific protein 3a.2 isoform X1, whose translation is MRLSLMALWEFLTVSLHCWVAAAASLTEERPGGPLDWLLSDKGPFHHSQEYTDFVERNRQGFSTRYKIYREFGRWKVNNLAVERRDFLDSPLPLTPEFARNIRLLGRRPTAQLITDNLIKKYGTHFLLSATLGGEEALTIFVDKRKLSKKAEVSDYSSNGTTVTLETLHQLAASYFIDRESTLRKLHHIQIASTAIKVTETRTGPLGCSNYDNLDSVSSVLVQSPENKVHLQGLQVILPEYLRDTFVQAALSYIACNGEGGFVCRNNDCWCKCDSKFPECNCPYMDIQAMEESLLRISESWAILYKEFEDSDEFKAFLTRLPQNFFLNASTIQHLWSLDGVFQRRYEHLEASMRGLFRRAQRVVHKLFSLSKRCQKQPQIHLPHERPLAYWLNYFQSLLYCSENNQLGSFSQELHTCICTYEHSSCQVPTPCTVGEGPACASCATDNYTRCGACNTGHMLSQGACRPMVADSTETYLGFETDLQDLELRYLLQRADRRLEVHAIFISNDMRLNSWFDPSWRKRMLLTLKSNKYKSNLVHMLLGISLQICLTKNSTLEPTLTLYINPFGGSHSESWYIPVSENSFPDWQSTKLDLPLECFNWTLTLGNKWKTFFETIHIYLRSRIKAPGTGGNDSQYYEPLELPDPSQNLGYMKINSIQVFGYSMHFDPEAIRDLILQLDYPYTQGSQDSALLQLLEIRDRVNRLSPPGQQQLDLFSCLLRHRLKLTASDVVRIHASLQAFGTRVPNSLDYETTKLCS